A genomic segment from Helicobacter sp. NHP19-012 encodes:
- the pseB gene encoding UDP-N-acetylglucosamine 4,6-dehydratase (inverting), whose amino-acid sequence MQLSNKSILITGGTGSFGKKCVQILLEQHQPKKIIVYSRDELKQWEMAQTYNSPSMRYFIGDVRDKERLFSALQGVDICIHAAALKQVPTAEYNPLECIKTNILGASAVIEACLQAQVSYVIALSTDKASNPINLYGATKLCSDKLFTSANNMKGKSPTKFSVVRYGNVVGSRGSVVPFFKDLAAKNAPFIPITDTRMTRFWITLEKGVAFVLKSLERMHGGEIFVPKIPSMEIVDLAKALAPNIPLKTIGIRPGEKLHEVMISADDKALEFESFYILEPTITFQTPINYTKTLLGECGTPTPEGFSYNSKDNPQRLTPNELLKMMHAI is encoded by the coding sequence GTGCAACTTTCAAACAAGAGCATTTTAATCACGGGCGGGACGGGCAGTTTTGGCAAAAAATGCGTCCAAATTTTACTAGAACAGCACCAGCCTAAAAAAATCATTGTCTATAGCCGCGATGAGCTGAAACAATGGGAGATGGCGCAGACCTACAACAGCCCGAGCATGCGTTATTTTATCGGCGATGTGCGGGACAAAGAGCGGCTTTTTAGTGCCCTGCAGGGGGTGGATATTTGTATCCACGCCGCCGCCCTTAAACAAGTCCCCACTGCCGAGTATAATCCCCTAGAGTGTATTAAAACGAACATTCTAGGGGCGAGTGCCGTCATAGAGGCGTGCTTGCAAGCGCAAGTAAGCTATGTCATTGCCCTTAGCACCGACAAGGCGAGCAACCCCATTAATCTTTATGGAGCGACCAAGTTATGCAGCGATAAACTCTTCACCAGTGCCAACAACATGAAAGGCAAATCCCCCACGAAATTCAGCGTGGTGCGTTATGGCAATGTGGTCGGCTCTAGGGGCAGTGTCGTGCCCTTCTTTAAAGATTTAGCCGCCAAAAACGCCCCCTTCATCCCCATTACAGACACCCGCATGACGCGCTTTTGGATCACTTTAGAAAAGGGCGTGGCGTTTGTGCTTAAGAGTTTGGAGCGCATGCACGGGGGGGAGATTTTTGTGCCTAAAATCCCTAGCATGGAGATTGTGGATTTAGCCAAAGCCCTAGCCCCTAATATCCCCCTAAAAACTATAGGTATTCGCCCCGGCGAGAAACTCCACGAGGTGATGATTAGTGCCGATGACAAAGCCCTAGAATTTGAGAGTTTTTATATCTTAGAACCCACCATCACTTTCCAAACCCCGATCAACTACACCAAGACTCTACTAGGCGAGTGCGGCACGCCCACACCCGAGGGCTTTAGCTACAATAGCAAGGACAACCCCCAAAGGCTCACCCCTAACGAGCTCTTAAAGATGATGCATGCAATCTAG
- the coaBC gene encoding bifunctional phosphopantothenoylcysteine decarboxylase/phosphopantothenate--cysteine ligase CoaBC, whose protein sequence is MQSSLSQIPLLEGKNILLLVSGSIATYKALELVRLFKKMGASVRVVMSRGACKFVQPLSFEALSHFKVLTDNNEEWALLDKDCANHISYAKSADLILVAPASANTLAKLANGLADNALTATFLASNAPKILAPAMNTQMFLAKQTQHNLRHLKALGYEVVAPIDGLLACNAVGVGAMAEVGEIASICSRKLLSNGFWTGKKTVITGGGSIEAIDSVRCISNFSSGLQAHFLALALWLKGAQVVLISSKNALELPSGIERVQVQSAQDYLEALKAHENHENPPFLFMLAAISDYKPKHPYKGKLKKQDLGPFWSIECVQNVDILQSVEGFYKVGFKAESDPKHALENAKKLLEPTPQGKGCKLVCLNNTSALGASTNQLTLLTPHTTYTTHKGHKLQVSLEVLGFIENMG, encoded by the coding sequence ATGCAATCTAGCTTAAGCCAAATCCCCCTTTTGGAGGGCAAAAATATTTTACTCTTAGTGAGCGGCTCGATCGCTACCTACAAAGCCCTAGAGTTAGTGCGCCTTTTCAAAAAAATGGGGGCAAGCGTTAGAGTTGTGATGAGTAGGGGGGCGTGTAAATTCGTGCAGCCTTTGAGCTTTGAAGCGTTGAGCCATTTTAAGGTACTCACGGATAATAACGAAGAGTGGGCTCTGCTAGATAAAGATTGCGCGAACCACATTAGCTACGCCAAGAGTGCCGACCTTATCCTAGTCGCCCCGGCCAGTGCAAACACCCTAGCTAAATTAGCAAATGGGCTTGCCGACAATGCCCTGACAGCGACCTTTTTAGCCAGCAATGCGCCCAAAATCCTAGCCCCAGCCATGAACACGCAAATGTTCTTAGCCAAGCAAACCCAGCACAACTTAAGACACCTCAAGGCTTTGGGCTATGAGGTGGTTGCCCCCATAGACGGACTTTTGGCGTGCAATGCCGTAGGCGTGGGGGCAATGGCAGAGGTGGGCGAAATTGCCAGTATTTGTAGTCGTAAACTCTTGTCTAACGGCTTTTGGACGGGTAAAAAGACGGTGATTACAGGGGGGGGGAGCATTGAGGCAATCGACTCGGTGCGTTGCATTTCTAATTTTTCTAGCGGCTTGCAGGCGCATTTTTTGGCATTAGCGTTGTGGCTTAAAGGGGCGCAAGTGGTCTTGATCTCTAGCAAAAACGCTTTAGAGTTGCCCAGTGGCATAGAGCGCGTGCAGGTGCAAAGCGCACAAGATTATTTAGAGGCTTTAAAAGCGCACGAAAACCACGAAAATCCCCCCTTTTTATTCATGCTCGCTGCCATCAGCGATTACAAACCCAAGCACCCCTATAAGGGCAAACTTAAAAAGCAGGATTTGGGGCCCTTTTGGAGCATAGAGTGCGTGCAAAATGTGGATATTTTGCAGTCAGTGGAGGGCTTTTACAAAGTGGGCTTTAAAGCCGAGAGCGACCCTAAACACGCCCTAGAAAATGCCAAGAAACTTTTAGAGCCCACACCACAGGGCAAGGGCTGTAAGCTCGTGTGCCTGAATAACACAAGCGCGCTAGGCGCAAGCACTAACCAGCTCACACTCTTAACCCCCCACACCACCTACACCACCCACAAGGGGCATAAACTCCAAGTGAGCCTCGAGGTGTTGGGGTTTATTGAAAACATGGGGTAG
- a CDS encoding IS607 family transposase: MNNLLSIGQASKILGVSIQTLRNWEKRGLLKPDNYTKGGERRYKLESLKNINKNIVFHNDNRKTIAYARVSSADQKEDLIRQVQVLELYCSKLGFNYEVIQDLGSGMNYYKKGLTKLLNLILESQVKRLVLTHKDRLLRFGAELVFAICEAKGVEVIIINQGDENVRFEEELAKNVLEIITVFSARLYGARSKKNKQLLEQMQEVVENNVTADPQD; encoded by the coding sequence ATGAATAATTTACTATCAATAGGTCAAGCAAGCAAAATTTTAGGTGTCAGTATCCAAACTTTGAGAAACTGGGAGAAAAGAGGCTTACTAAAACCCGACAATTACACAAAAGGTGGGGAGCGGAGATACAAGCTAGAGAGCCTTAAAAATATCAACAAAAACATTGTTTTTCATAACGATAACCGCAAGACCATCGCCTATGCCCGTGTTTCTAGTGCCGACCAAAAAGAGGATTTAATCCGCCAAGTGCAGGTTTTGGAGCTGTATTGTTCGAAACTGGGCTTTAATTACGAAGTGATACAGGACTTAGGCTCTGGGATGAATTACTACAAAAAGGGATTAACTAAACTTCTTAACCTTATCCTAGAGAGCCAAGTAAAAAGGCTTGTTTTGACCCATAAAGACCGCTTATTGCGTTTTGGAGCGGAGCTAGTGTTTGCCATTTGCGAGGCTAAAGGCGTGGAGGTAATTATCATTAATCAAGGCGATGAAAATGTCCGTTTCGAAGAAGAGTTAGCCAAAAATGTGTTGGAAATTATCACAGTATTCTCAGCTAGACTTTATGGTGCTCGTTCAAAGAAAAACAAGCAGCTTTTAGAGCAAATGCAAGAAGTGGTAGAAAACAATGTTACAGCTGACCCACAAGATTGA
- a CDS encoding tetratricopeptide repeat protein: MPSLALAEEVFGAEAYDRLVSMGWAHDKTQILEWCLKAIELGNTRLYGYVAERYVTGSGCVKDERKALEYFQKAIEVDDDKNYYAYFNLAELYFDGGEVVKQDYTKALEYYTLVANGADCEEPCYDEALRRLSKIYDKGLGVTPDPLKAFEYLKKACGEWE; the protein is encoded by the coding sequence TTGCCATCACTTGCTCTTGCTGAAGAAGTCTTTGGGGCAGAGGCTTATGATCGCCTAGTGTCTATGGGCTGGGCGCATGACAAGACCCAAATTTTAGAGTGGTGTTTAAAAGCCATAGAGCTAGGCAACACGCGCCTTTATGGCTATGTGGCAGAAAGGTATGTTACGGGCAGTGGGTGCGTTAAAGATGAGAGAAAAGCCCTAGAATACTTCCAAAAGGCAATAGAGGTAGATGATGATAAGAATTACTACGCCTACTTTAATTTAGCCGAGTTGTATTTTGATGGCGGTGAGGTGGTTAAGCAAGACTACACCAAAGCTCTAGAGTATTACACATTAGTCGCCAACGGGGCGGATTGCGAAGAGCCTTGTTACGATGAGGCTTTGCGTAGGTTAAGCAAAATCTATGACAAGGGCTTGGGTGTAACGCCCGACCCCCTCAAGGCATTTGAATATCTTAAAAAGGCTTGTGGAGAGTGGGAGTAA
- a CDS encoding LysE family transporter, which yields MGSWLVLGVHLLALLTPGPDFLLISSYALKTRSAHAFKAVLGVVPDNFVWIVLSLFGLKGLFAAFPLLQTLLVLSGACYLLYLAFCA from the coding sequence GTGGGTTCGTGGTTGGTTTTAGGTGTCCACCTTTTAGCACTGCTCACCCCGGGTCCGGACTTTTTGCTTATCAGTTCCTACGCCCTAAAAACCCGCTCCGCACACGCTTTTAAGGCGGTCTTGGGCGTGGTGCCGGACAATTTTGTGTGGATTGTGCTATCTTTATTCGGCTTAAAAGGTTTGTTTGCCGCTTTCCCACTGCTGCAAACGCTTTTAGTCCTCTCGGGGGCGTGTTATCTGCTCTACTTGGCTTTTTGTGCCTAA
- a CDS encoding bifunctional 4-hydroxy-2-oxoglutarate aldolase/2-dehydro-3-deoxy-phosphogluconate aldolase, whose protein sequence is MQAFDILNAGPIIPVMVVEEAKDAVPLARALVQGGIKVLEITLRTKEALEAINNIAQEVPEAIVGAGTVLNPTDLKRAEQAGAKFAISPGLTLALANASKESPIPLVPGVASGSEVMLALEHGLKHLKFFPAQVAGGVAMLKSFAGPFLEAFFCPTGGISLENMGDYLKLPNVLCVGGSWLAPKELVQAKEWAKITQIAQKSVAAARGI, encoded by the coding sequence ATGCAAGCTTTTGACATTTTAAACGCTGGGCCTATCATCCCCGTGATGGTCGTTGAAGAGGCAAAAGATGCCGTGCCTTTAGCTAGAGCGTTGGTGCAGGGAGGGATTAAGGTGCTCGAGATCACTTTGCGCACCAAAGAAGCCCTAGAGGCGATTAACAACATTGCCCAAGAAGTGCCCGAGGCGATTGTGGGGGCGGGCACGGTGTTAAACCCCACGGACTTGAAGCGCGCAGAGCAAGCGGGAGCCAAGTTTGCCATAAGCCCCGGGCTCACCTTAGCCCTAGCCAACGCCTCTAAAGAGAGTCCAATCCCACTTGTCCCTGGGGTGGCCAGCGGCAGCGAGGTGATGTTGGCTTTAGAGCATGGCTTGAAACATTTAAAGTTTTTCCCCGCACAAGTGGCTGGGGGGGTGGCGATGTTAAAATCCTTTGCGGGCCCCTTTTTAGAGGCATTTTTCTGTCCCACGGGGGGGATTTCTTTAGAGAACATGGGCGATTACCTCAAGTTGCCTAATGTGCTCTGTGTGGGGGGTTCGTGGCTCGCCCCTAAAGAGTTGGTGCAGGCCAAAGAGTGGGCGAAAATCACGCAAATTGCGCAAAAAAGCGTGGCGGCGGCTAGGGGTATTTAG
- the edd gene encoding phosphogluconate dehydratase, whose protein sequence is MAKKALEDITKGIIERSQGSREAYLERTAKAQRKIQRQDLSCANLAHTYAGLPEHIKAKIKNNDRPNFAIISAYNDMLSAHKPLKDYPDWIKETLLQHGAFAQFAGGVPAMCDGITQGYAGMELSLFSRDVIAMSTAIALSHNVFDGAFYLGVCDKIVPGLLIGALSFGHLPAIFIPAGPMTSGLANAQKSKVRELFAQGKVSRQELLESEMQSYHAEGTCTFYGTANSNQMMVELMGLHLPNSAFINPNTPLRKALVHKAAALMATKTPKPIGEMISEKNIVNAMVGLMATGGSTNHTIHLVAIAKAAGIIINWDDFAAISKITPLLAKIYPNGQADVNQFEAAGGLAFVVRELLNAGLLHADCDTIIGQGLEAYSQNPYLEGDQVVYKEGAKESQNTDILRGVQEPFSLNGGLEILKGNVGRAVIKVSAIDAKHHTIKAPAIVFESQQDLIERFNRQELQRDFIAILPYQGPRANGMPELHKLTPILGSLQNQGFQVALVTDGRMSGASGKVPAAIQVSPEALLGGGIAKIKDGDMLLLDAREGVLQVLIEDQEWEARLPSVPFLREPFGSGRELFAGLRLLAGSTETGAVIFGE, encoded by the coding sequence ATGGCTAAAAAAGCCCTAGAGGACATTACCAAAGGTATCATTGAACGCTCTCAAGGCAGTAGAGAAGCCTACTTAGAGCGCACCGCCAAAGCGCAGCGCAAAATCCAACGCCAAGATTTAAGTTGTGCGAATCTCGCCCACACCTACGCCGGCTTGCCCGAACACATCAAGGCCAAAATCAAAAACAACGACAGACCCAACTTTGCGATCATCTCCGCCTACAACGACATGCTCTCCGCACATAAACCCCTCAAAGATTACCCTGATTGGATCAAAGAAACTTTATTGCAACACGGGGCGTTTGCCCAGTTTGCGGGTGGGGTGCCGGCGATGTGCGATGGGATCACCCAGGGCTATGCAGGCATGGAGCTTAGTTTGTTCTCTCGCGATGTGATCGCCATGAGCACGGCGATCGCGCTCTCGCACAATGTCTTTGACGGGGCATTTTACCTAGGCGTGTGCGATAAAATCGTGCCCGGGCTTTTAATCGGGGCGCTTAGTTTCGGGCATTTGCCCGCGATTTTTATCCCCGCCGGGCCTATGACAAGTGGGCTAGCCAACGCCCAAAAATCCAAGGTGCGCGAACTCTTTGCGCAGGGCAAGGTGTCTAGGCAAGAGCTTTTAGAGAGCGAAATGCAGTCTTACCACGCAGAGGGCACTTGTACTTTTTATGGCACCGCCAACTCCAACCAAATGATGGTGGAGCTGATGGGCTTGCACCTACCAAACTCCGCCTTTATCAACCCCAACACCCCCCTAAGAAAAGCCCTCGTGCACAAGGCCGCCGCCTTAATGGCAACCAAGACACCTAAACCCATTGGGGAAATGATCAGTGAAAAAAACATTGTCAACGCAATGGTGGGGCTTATGGCGACCGGGGGCTCTACCAACCACACCATCCACCTAGTCGCCATCGCCAAGGCCGCCGGGATCATCATCAACTGGGACGACTTTGCCGCCATTTCTAAAATCACCCCCCTGCTTGCCAAGATTTACCCCAATGGGCAGGCCGATGTGAACCAATTTGAGGCGGCGGGGGGGTTGGCCTTCGTGGTGCGCGAACTTTTAAACGCCGGCTTACTGCACGCAGATTGCGACACGATCATAGGGCAGGGCTTAGAGGCTTACAGCCAAAACCCCTATTTGGAGGGGGATCAAGTGGTCTACAAAGAGGGCGCAAAAGAGAGCCAAAACACCGACATTTTAAGGGGTGTGCAAGAGCCCTTTTCGCTAAATGGAGGGCTGGAGATCCTTAAGGGCAATGTGGGACGGGCGGTGATTAAAGTGTCTGCCATTGATGCCAAGCACCACACCATCAAAGCTCCCGCCATCGTCTTTGAATCCCAACAAGACTTGATCGAGCGTTTCAACCGCCAAGAACTGCAAAGGGACTTCATCGCCATTTTGCCCTATCAGGGGCCACGCGCCAATGGTATGCCCGAATTGCACAAACTCACCCCCATTTTAGGCTCTTTGCAAAATCAGGGCTTTCAGGTCGCCTTGGTGACAGACGGGCGCATGAGCGGGGCATCGGGCAAGGTGCCCGCGGCTATCCAAGTGAGCCCTGAAGCCCTTTTAGGCGGAGGGATTGCCAAAATTAAAGACGGGGACATGCTGCTTTTAGACGCAAGAGAGGGCGTGTTGCAAGTGTTAATAGAAGATCAAGAGTGGGAGGCGCGTCTGCCCTCCGTGCCCTTTTTGCGTGAACCCTTTGGGAGCGGGCGTGAACTCTTTGCTGGGCTGCGCCTTTTAGCTGGCAGTACTGAAACGGGTGCTGTGATCTTTGGAGAATAA
- a CDS encoding glucose-6-phosphate dehydrogenase, translating into MQECRFILLGATGDLALRKIFPALYRASLSGLKPNITACARSPLSTPEFLDKLSTKAKEYIKDLDPKAWADFAANISYTPLDFNKPEDFKALKSTHPNTIIYFSIAPAFFAKACQKLAAVGLNAPNIKIVLEKPLGTNLQSCKDICAQIGKHFKEEQIYRIDHYLGKQSVQNLFYLRHNNPFLAGLLSAHYLDHVQISVLETLGVESRGGFYDPMGALRDMLQNHMLAMLALSTIPANTPTEHTRQAKLEMLRSLKPLNQESLKSQVVRGQYMAGGGFKGYTEEEQVNPHSQTETFVALKLELEHQNWQGVPFYLRTGKRMGASLVQVVFVFKGPPQALVYTIQPQCSLELQLQGMGALKSTLDSGMDAYERLILEVVAGNQSPFNHQDELEAAWRFVDPILQSWQENLTPLLPYAAGSFGPKAAFDLLKQDNREWFVHV; encoded by the coding sequence ATGCAAGAGTGTCGCTTTATTTTACTAGGGGCCACGGGCGATTTGGCCTTGCGCAAGATCTTCCCCGCCCTCTACAGAGCGAGCTTGTCGGGCTTAAAACCCAACATCACCGCTTGCGCCAGAAGCCCCTTAAGTACACCGGAGTTTTTAGACAAACTGAGCACCAAGGCTAAAGAATACATCAAAGACCTAGACCCCAAAGCGTGGGCAGATTTTGCCGCTAATATCAGCTACACCCCCCTAGACTTTAACAAGCCAGAGGACTTTAAGGCACTCAAATCCACCCACCCAAACACCATCATTTACTTTTCCATCGCCCCTGCGTTTTTTGCCAAAGCTTGCCAAAAATTAGCCGCTGTGGGTTTAAACGCCCCTAATATCAAAATCGTGCTAGAAAAGCCTTTAGGCACTAACTTACAATCTTGCAAGGACATTTGCGCCCAAATTGGCAAACATTTTAAAGAAGAGCAGATTTACCGCATCGACCACTATTTGGGTAAACAAAGCGTGCAAAATCTCTTTTACTTGCGCCACAACAACCCCTTTTTAGCCGGTCTGCTTAGCGCACACTACTTAGACCATGTGCAAATTAGCGTGCTAGAGACTTTAGGGGTGGAGAGCCGTGGGGGCTTTTACGACCCGATGGGTGCGCTGCGTGATATGCTGCAAAACCACATGCTCGCCATGCTCGCTTTAAGCACCATTCCTGCCAACACTCCCACAGAGCACACTCGCCAAGCCAAATTAGAAATGCTAAGAAGTCTAAAACCCTTAAACCAAGAATCTCTAAAAAGCCAAGTCGTGCGGGGGCAATACATGGCAGGTGGGGGGTTTAAGGGGTATACAGAGGAAGAGCAAGTAAACCCCCACAGCCAAACCGAAACCTTTGTGGCTCTCAAATTAGAGTTAGAGCACCAAAACTGGCAGGGCGTGCCTTTTTATTTGCGCACGGGAAAGCGCATGGGCGCATCTTTGGTGCAGGTGGTCTTTGTGTTTAAGGGTCCCCCGCAGGCACTGGTTTATACGATACAACCGCAATGTTCTTTAGAGTTGCAGCTACAGGGCATGGGGGCGTTAAAAAGCACTCTAGACTCTGGGATGGACGCTTACGAGCGGCTGATTTTAGAGGTGGTGGCGGGCAACCAATCCCCCTTTAACCACCAAGACGAGCTAGAGGCGGCTTGGCGCTTTGTCGATCCCATTTTACAGAGCTGGCAAGAAAATTTAACCCCCCTACTGCCCTATGCGGCTGGTAGCTTCGGGCCCAAGGCCGCCTTTGATCTCTTAAAACAAGACAACCGGGAGTGGTTTGTCCATGTTTAA
- the pgl gene encoding 6-phosphogluconolactonase: MFKIDSFNSPKESAQALAIEIAAQIRRILSVKAHAGLALSGGKSPILFLQELSQMPLEWGKCRISLVDERVLPLTDPENNALLLHTHFLQNKAQAAPFAPLVLDASVGTEELLKHARASYTQPDLAVLGMGEDGHTASLFACAPEYENALKSPEPIVATTPTSAPFKRLSMSLNALESCQMLYLLISGDQKRAVFERACFALEPSLPISYILHSQKVVCHVYCA, translated from the coding sequence ATGTTTAAAATTGATTCATTCAACAGCCCCAAAGAGAGCGCGCAAGCTCTGGCCATTGAGATCGCCGCGCAGATAAGACGGATTTTAAGCGTGAAGGCGCACGCAGGGCTTGCCCTTTCAGGGGGCAAGTCGCCCATTTTGTTTTTGCAAGAGCTGAGCCAAATGCCCCTAGAGTGGGGTAAGTGCCGCATTAGTCTGGTGGATGAGCGGGTGTTGCCCCTAACCGACCCCGAGAACAACGCCCTACTGCTCCACACGCATTTTTTACAAAACAAAGCCCAAGCCGCCCCCTTTGCGCCCCTAGTTTTGGATGCGAGCGTAGGCACTGAGGAGCTCTTAAAACACGCGAGGGCGAGCTACACCCAGCCGGATTTAGCCGTGCTTGGCATGGGAGAGGATGGGCACACGGCTTCGCTCTTTGCCTGTGCGCCCGAGTATGAAAACGCCTTAAAGAGCCCAGAGCCCATTGTCGCCACAACCCCTACCAGCGCACCCTTTAAGCGCCTTAGCATGTCCTTAAATGCGCTAGAGAGTTGCCAAATGCTGTATTTACTCATCAGCGGGGATCAAAAAAGGGCGGTATTTGAAAGGGCGTGCTTTGCCCTAGAGCCAAGCTTGCCCATTTCTTACATTTTGCATTCTCAAAAGGTGGTTTGCCATGTCTACTGCGCCTAG
- a CDS encoding glucokinase produces MSTAPSDYPRLLADIGGTNARFGLEVAPGQLESVEVLACHDFNTIVDATKRYLKDIGDPSVAHAAFALANPVVGDWIQMTNHHWAFSVETTRQALKLTTLLAINDFTAQAYGISQLQDEELVQVGGTMCVIDAPKLVIGPGTGLGVSALIPCHDGSYVALAGEGGHVSFAPFDDTEIMLWKYAKKKYGHVSAERFLSGAGLVLIHEALASREGIKASQMTPELIGEQALSGKSALCRLTLDIFCTILGTVASNMALVLGARSGVYLCGGIIPRFIDYFKTSPFRVRFEDKGRFDSYLATIPVYVVLAKYPGIYGVGIALENHLRKESA; encoded by the coding sequence ATGTCTACTGCGCCTAGTGATTACCCGCGCCTTTTAGCCGACATCGGGGGGACAAACGCCCGCTTTGGGCTGGAGGTCGCCCCCGGGCAATTAGAATCCGTGGAGGTCTTGGCTTGCCACGATTTTAACACGATCGTGGATGCTACAAAGCGCTATTTAAAGGACATAGGTGATCCCAGCGTGGCGCATGCCGCCTTTGCGCTGGCAAATCCCGTAGTGGGCGATTGGATACAGATGACCAACCACCATTGGGCCTTTTCTGTGGAAACCACCCGCCAAGCACTTAAGCTCACCACGCTTTTAGCCATCAACGACTTCACCGCCCAAGCCTATGGCATCTCCCAACTGCAAGATGAGGAATTGGTGCAGGTGGGGGGGACAATGTGCGTCATTGACGCACCTAAATTAGTGATAGGGCCTGGCACGGGGCTAGGCGTGAGCGCGCTCATCCCCTGCCATGACGGCTCGTATGTGGCGTTGGCGGGTGAGGGTGGGCATGTGAGCTTTGCGCCCTTTGACGACACCGAGATCATGCTGTGGAAATACGCTAAAAAAAAATACGGGCATGTGTCCGCCGAGCGCTTTTTAAGCGGGGCGGGGCTGGTGCTCATCCATGAGGCTTTAGCCAGCAGAGAGGGGATCAAGGCCTCGCAAATGACACCTGAACTCATCGGGGAGCAGGCTTTAAGCGGCAAGTCGGCGCTGTGCCGCCTGACCTTGGATATTTTTTGCACCATTTTAGGCACGGTGGCTTCTAACATGGCGCTGGTGCTTGGCGCGCGCAGTGGGGTGTATTTGTGTGGGGGGATCATCCCGCGCTTCATCGACTACTTCAAAACCTCCCCTTTTCGCGTGCGCTTTGAAGACAAGGGGCGCTTTGATTCGTATTTAGCCACCATCCCCGTGTATGTGGTGTTGGCAAAATATCCGGGCATCTATGGGGTGGGCATCGCCCTAGAAAACCACTTACGCAAAGAGAGCGCATGA